AGCCTTGGTGAGCTTGCTACCTTTATGCCGGACTCCGGTTCATTTAATACGTATGCCGCACGTTTTGTCGATCCTGCTCTCGGGTTCGCCATGGGCTGGAACTTTTGGTACAACTGGGCGGTAACCATTGCAGCAGAGCTTGCTGCCGCTACTGTACTCATTAAATACTGGTTCCCCGACAGTTCATCCATGTTATGGAGCTTATTGTTCCTCGTGCTGATCTTTTCCTTGAACGTGTTGTCTGTTAAAGGCTATGGAGAGTCCGAGTACTGGTTCGCCATTATTAAAGTCGCTACTGTTATCATCTTCCTGGCCGTTGGTGTGCTCATGATCTTTGGTATTATGGGCGGAGAAGCCGTTGGGTTCAGCAACTTCACCATCGGTGATGCGCCCATCCATGGCGGATTCTTCGCTGTACTTGGTGTGTTCATGGCTGCTGGATTCTCATTCCAAGGTACCGAGCTTATCGGCGTAGCCGCCGGTGAAAGTGAAAACCCGCGCGAAAATGTACCTCGTGCAATTCGTCAGGTATTTTGGCGCATTTTGATTTTTTACATTTTGGCGATTACTGTGATCAGTCTGATCATCCCGTATACGCATCCGAATCTGCTCAAAGGTGACCTGGAAAATATCGGTGTCAGCCCGTTCACACTGGTGTTTGAGAAAGCAGGCCTCGCCATTGCGGCTTCCGTCATGAATGCCGTTATCCTAACTTCCGTACTCTCTGCCGGTAACTCAGGCATGTATGCTTCGAGCCGGGTTCTCTATGCCCTTGCCCGTGATGGTAAAGCCCCTCGTTTCCTGGGCAAGCTGAACAAAAAAGGAATTCCAATGAATGCACTTTTGCTTACAACAGCCGTTGGTATGTTGGCATTCCTTGCCTCCCTGTTCGGTGATGGGATTGTGTACACCTGGTTGTTGAATGCATCCGGTATGTGTGGTTTTATCACTTGGCTGGGTATCGCTATCAGTCATTATCGCTTCCGTCGTGCATACGTTGCACAAGGCAGGGATCTGAGCGATCTGCCTTACCGTGCACGCTGGTTCCCGTTTGGGCCGATCTTTGCCTTTGTCCTGTGTATTATCGTGATCATCGGACAGAACTATCAGGCATTCACGGGTGATCAGATCGACTGGAGTGGAGCCATCGTTGCCTACCTGAGCGTACCCCTGTTCCTGGTGTTGTGGCTCGGTTACAAATGGATCAAAAAGACCAAAGTGGTGCCGCTGCAGGAATGTGACTTCACACCTACCGATTCATCAAGTGATAAATAGTGGCTATTTAATAAAACCT
This Paenibacillus xylanexedens DNA region includes the following protein-coding sequences:
- a CDS encoding amino acid permease, producing MQDRSNPTTTGPSLKKGLRARHMTMIALGGSIGTGLFLASGTAISTAGPGGALIAYVAVGIMVYFLMTSLGELATFMPDSGSFNTYAARFVDPALGFAMGWNFWYNWAVTIAAELAAATVLIKYWFPDSSSMLWSLLFLVLIFSLNVLSVKGYGESEYWFAIIKVATVIIFLAVGVLMIFGIMGGEAVGFSNFTIGDAPIHGGFFAVLGVFMAAGFSFQGTELIGVAAGESENPRENVPRAIRQVFWRILIFYILAITVISLIIPYTHPNLLKGDLENIGVSPFTLVFEKAGLAIAASVMNAVILTSVLSAGNSGMYASSRVLYALARDGKAPRFLGKLNKKGIPMNALLLTTAVGMLAFLASLFGDGIVYTWLLNASGMCGFITWLGIAISHYRFRRAYVAQGRDLSDLPYRARWFPFGPIFAFVLCIIVIIGQNYQAFTGDQIDWSGAIVAYLSVPLFLVLWLGYKWIKKTKVVPLQECDFTPTDSSSDK